The following coding sequences are from one Treponema bryantii window:
- a CDS encoding ABC transporter ATP-binding protein, producing MEDSLLKIEAINKSFGERQVLKNINFSLKKGEFVSLVGVSGSGKSTLLNIIAGLEKPDNGSMYLEGCSITNQKGKVSYMFQKDLLFPYYTILDNVILPLIIQGTEKGEAKKLAEPLFKQFGLEGTQTQYPSELSGGMRQRAAFLRTYLNSKKVMLLDEPFSALDMITKNHMHEWYLQTVRKLGLTTLLITHDIEEAILLSDRILIMNNVNDSEETNIIAELMVESERPRTMEFCFTEQFARMKQKIYNML from the coding sequence GTGGAAGATTCGTTATTAAAAATTGAGGCTATAAATAAAAGCTTTGGTGAGCGACAGGTTTTAAAAAATATAAACTTTTCTCTTAAGAAAGGAGAATTTGTTTCACTTGTTGGAGTCAGCGGAAGCGGCAAATCAACCTTGCTTAACATAATAGCAGGACTCGAAAAACCTGATAACGGCAGTATGTATCTTGAAGGATGCAGCATTACAAATCAGAAGGGAAAGGTAAGCTATATGTTTCAGAAAGATCTGCTTTTTCCGTATTATACAATTTTAGATAACGTAATTCTTCCACTCATAATTCAGGGAACTGAAAAAGGTGAAGCAAAAAAACTTGCAGAGCCTTTGTTCAAGCAATTTGGATTAGAAGGTACACAGACTCAGTATCCGTCCGAGCTTTCCGGTGGAATGAGACAGCGTGCCGCCTTTTTACGAACTTATCTTAATTCAAAAAAAGTGATGCTTTTAGACGAACCGTTCAGCGCCCTTGATATGATTACAAAAAATCATATGCATGAATGGTATCTGCAGACTGTACGAAAACTTGGCCTTACAACACTTTTAATTACTCATGATATAGAAGAAGCAATTTTACTTTCTGACAGGATTTTGATAATGAATAATGTTAATGATTCTGAAGAGACAAATATTATTGCGGAACTGATGGTAGAAAGTGAGCGCCCGCGTACAATGGAATTCTGCTTCACCGAGCAGTTTGCCCGAATGAAGCAGAAAATCTACAATATGCTTTAA
- a CDS encoding nitroreductase family protein: protein MDIKQAIRERHSVRQYKDLPLKAEDKERLEALVKECNEASGLNIQLICNDPDCFNTFLAHYGKFSKANNYFAMVAKKDMANRDELIGYYGQKLVLEAQMLGLNTCWVAGTYGKGKCKADIAAGEKIICVISLGYGENNGSVHKSKPVEKLCKVPESAQPDWFKEGLEAALLAPTALNQQKFRITLSDGEPVITTKGGPMTQIDLGIVKYNFEIASGHKCK, encoded by the coding sequence ATGGACATTAAGCAGGCAATCAGAGAGAGACATTCTGTAAGACAGTACAAGGATTTACCATTAAAAGCAGAAGACAAAGAACGTCTTGAAGCTCTGGTAAAAGAATGCAATGAAGCCAGTGGTTTGAACATTCAGTTAATCTGTAATGATCCAGACTGTTTCAACACCTTCCTTGCACATTATGGTAAGTTCAGCAAAGCAAATAATTACTTTGCAATGGTTGCTAAAAAAGACATGGCAAACCGTGATGAACTTATAGGCTATTACGGACAGAAGCTTGTTCTTGAAGCACAGATGCTCGGCTTGAATACCTGCTGGGTTGCCGGAACTTATGGTAAGGGAAAATGTAAGGCAGACATTGCTGCTGGTGAAAAAATCATTTGTGTTATTTCCCTTGGCTACGGAGAAAACAACGGTTCCGTTCATAAATCTAAGCCTGTAGAAAAACTTTGTAAGGTTCCTGAATCAGCACAGCCAGACTGGTTTAAGGAAGGTCTGGAAGCTGCACTCCTCGCTCCTACTGCACTTAATCAGCAGAAGTTCAGAATCACACTTTCTGATGGAGAACCTGTAATCACAACAAAAGGCGGTCCAATGACTCAGATTGATTTGGGAATTGTAAAATACAATTTCGAAATCGCATCCGGTCATAAATGCAAATAA